From Pan paniscus chromosome 9, NHGRI_mPanPan1-v2.0_pri, whole genome shotgun sequence, the proteins below share one genomic window:
- the LOC100994396 gene encoding LOW QUALITY PROTEIN: olfactory receptor 143-like (The sequence of the model RefSeq protein was modified relative to this genomic sequence to represent the inferred CDS: deleted 1 base in 1 codon; substituted 1 base at 1 genomic stop codon) has translation MAVENDSSVTEFILLGLTDQPEIXLPLFFLFLVNYMTTMVGNLSLINLICLNSHLHTPMYFFLFNLSFIDLCYSFVFTPKMLMSFISERNIISFPGCITQLFFFCFFVHSECYVLTAMAYDRYVAICKPLLYMVTMSPQICSLLMLGSYVMGFAGAMVHTECMMKLIFCDSNVINHYMCDIFPLLQLSCSSTYANELVMSVIVGTVVIVSSLIILISYALILFNILHMSSAEGWFKAIGTCGSHIITVGLFYEFGLITHVKLSSDWYMGQGKFLSVFYTNVVPMLNPLIYSLRNKDVKLALKETLNKITN, from the exons ATGGCTGTGGAAAATGACTCTTCAGTGACA GAGTTTATTCTTTTGGGATTAACAGACCAGCCTGAGATCTAATTGCCCCTGTTTTTCCTGTTCTTGGTGAACTATATGACCACCATGGTGGGCAACTTGAGTTTAATTAATCTAATTTGCCTGAATTCACACCTTCACACTcccatgtattttttccttttcaatctgtCCTTCATTGATCTCTGTTATTCATTTGTCTTTACCCCCAAAATGCTGATGAGCTTTATTTCAGAGAGGAACATCATCTCCTTTCCAGGATGCATAACTCAgctctttttcttctgcttttttgtcCACTCTGAGTGCTATGTGCTGACAGCCATGGCCTATGATCGCTatgtggccatctgcaaaccCCTTCTGTACATGGTCACCATGTCCCCTCAGATCTGTTCTCTACTGATGCTTGGTTCATATGTGATGGGGTTTGCTGGGGCCATGGTCCACACAGAGTGTATGATGAAGCTCATCTTTTGTGACTCCAACGTCATCAACCATTACATGTGTGACATCTTCCCACTGCTCCAGCTCTCCTGCAGCAGCACCTATGCCAATGAGCTGGTGATGTCTGTTATTGTAGGCACAGTTGTTATAGTATCAAGCCTCATTATCTTAATCTCTTATGCTTTGATTCTTTTCAATATCCTTCACATGTCCTCAGCCGAGGGTTGGTTCAAAGCCATCGGTACCTGTGGCTCCCACATAATAACTGTTGGCCTATTCTATGAATTTGGGCTGATCACTCATGTTAAGTTATCATCTGATTGGTATATGGGTCAGGGGAAGTTTCTCTCAGTGTTTTACACGAATGTGGTACCCATGCTGAACCCCCTCATTTATAGCCTCAGGAACAAGGATGTCAAACTTGCTCTAAAGGAAACcctaaataaaattacaaactgA
- the LOC100974228 gene encoding olfactory receptor 8B8-like yields the protein MLTSMAYDCCVAICYPLLYHIAMSPKVCFSLMLGSYFLSFSGAMAHTGCMLRLTCDTNTINHYFRDILPVFQLSCTSTYINELVVFIVAGINTIVPTVTVFISYGDILSRILHISSNEGRSKAFSTCSSHIIAVSLFFGLSAFMYLKPSSAGSMDEGKFSSVFYMNGLPMMSSLIYSLRSKDVKFAMGKSLSRRMFLS from the coding sequence ATGCTGACGTCAATGGCCTATGATTGCTGTGTGGCCATCTGTTACCCACTTCTTTATCACATTGCCATGTCCCCTAAAGTGTGTTTCAGCCTTATGCTTGGTTCCTACTTCCTATCCTTTTCTGGGGCCATGGCCCACACTGGATGCATGCTGAGGCTGACCTGTGATACAAACACCATCAATCATTACTTCCGTGACATCCTCCCTGTGTTCCAGCTCTCCTGCACCAGCACCTACATCAATGAACTGGTGGTTTTCATTGTGGCAGGCATCAATACCATTGTGCCCACTGTCACCGTCTTTATCTCTTATGGTGACATCCTCTCCAGGATCCTCCACATCAGTTCCAATGAGGGAAGGTCCAAAGCCTTCAGCACTTGCAGTTCCCACATAATTGCTGTTTCTCTGTTCTTTGGATTAAGTGCATTTATGTATCTCAAACCATCTTCTGCTGGGTCTATGGATGAGGGAAAATTCTCTTCTGTGTTTTATATGAATGGGCTTCCCATGATGAGCTCCTTAATCTACAGCTTAAGGAGCAAAGATGTTAAATTTGCCATGGGAAAATCTCTGAGTAGGAGAATGTTTTTGTCATAA
- the LOC100973880 gene encoding olfactory receptor 8B3-like: MSAVAICNPLLYHIAMSPTVCSSLMFGSYLMAFSGAMAHTGCMLRLTFCDANTIDHYFCDILPLLQLSCTSTYINELVVFTVVGINIIVPTVTIFISYGFILSSILHISSKEGRSKAFSTCSSHIIAVSLFFGSGAFMYLNPSSAGSMDKRKLSSVFYTNVVPMLNPLIYSLRNKDVKFALRKALSSRKL; encoded by the coding sequence ATGAGCGCTGTGGCCATCTGTAACCCACTTCTGTATCACATTGCCATGTCTCCTACAGTGTGCTCCAGCCTTATGTTTGGTTCCTATTTGATGGCCTTTTCTGGTGCCATGGCCCACACTGGATGCATGCTGAGACTGACTTTCTGTGATGCGAACACCATCGATCACTACTTCTGTGACATCCTCCCTCTGCTCCAGCTCTCCTGCACCAGCACCTACATCAATGAGCTGGTGGTTTTCACTGTGGTTGGCATCAACATCATTGTGCCCACTGTTACCATCTTTATCTCTTATGGtttcatcctctccagcatcctcCATATCAGTTCCAAGGAGGGCAGGTCCAAAGCTTTCAGCACTTGCAGTTCCCATATAATTGCTGTTTCTCTGTTCTTTGGATCAGGTGCATTTATGTATCTCAACCCATCTTCTGCTGGGTCCATGGATAAGAGAAAATTATCTTCTGTCTTTTATACAAATGTGGTTCCCATGTTGAACCCCTTAATCTACAGCCTGAGGAACAAAGATGTTAAATTTGCCCTAAGAAAGGCCCTGAGTAGTAGGAAACTTTGA
- the LOC100973530 gene encoding olfactory receptor 8B2-like: MLARNNSLVTEFILAGLTDRPEFRQPFFFLFLVIYVVTMVGNLGLITLIGLNSHLHTPMYYFLFNLSFIDLCYSSVFTPKMLMNFVSKKNIISYVGCMTRLFFFLFFVISECYMLTSMAYDRYVAICNPLLYKVTMSHQVCSMLTFAAYITGLAGATAHTGCMLRLTFCSANIINHYLCDIPPLLQLSCTSTYVNEVVVLIVVGTNITVPSFTILISYVFIVTSILHIKSTQGRSKAFSTCSSHVIALSLFFGSVAFMYIKYSSGSMEQGKVSSVFYTNVVPMLNPLIYSLRNKDVKVALRKGLIKIQRRNIF; encoded by the coding sequence ATGCTGGCTAGAAACAACTCCTTAGTGACTGAATTTATTCTTGCTGGATTAACAGATCGTCCAGAGTTCCGGCAACCCTTCTTTTTCCTGTTCCTAGTGATCTACGTTGTCACCATGGTAGGCAACCTTGGCTTGATCACTCTTATCGGTCTAAATTCTCACCTCCACACACCAATGTACTATTTCCTCTTCAATCTCTCCTTCATTGATCTCTGTTACTCCTCTGTTTTCACTCCCAAAATGCTAATGAACTTTGTGTCAAAAAAGAATATTATCTCCTATGTTGGGTGCATGACTcggctgtttttctttctctttttcgtCATCTCTGAATGTTACATGTTGACCTCAATGGCATATGATCGCTATGTGGCCATCTGTAATCCATTGCTGTATAAGGTCACCATGTCCCATCAGGTCTGTTCTATGCTCACCTTTGCTGCTTACATAACGGGATTGGCTGGAGCCACGGCCCACACCGGGTGCATGCTTAGACTCACCTTCTGCAGTGCTAATATCATCAACCATTACTTGTGTGACATACCCCCCCTCCTCCAGCTTTCCTGCACCAGCACCTATGTCAACGAGGTGGTTGTTCTCATTGTTGTGGGTACTAATATCACGGTACCCAGTTTTACCATCCTCATTTCTTATGTTTTCATTGTCACTAGCATTCTTCATATCAAATCCACTCAAGGAAGATCAAAAGCCTTCAGTACTTGTAGCTCTCATGTCATTGCTCTGTCTCTGTTTTTTGGGTCAGTGGCATTCatgtatattaaatattcttCTGGATCTATGGAGCAGGGAAaagtttcttctgttttctaCACTAATGTGGTGCCCATGCTCAATCCTCTCATCTACAGTTTGAGGAACAAGGATGTCAAAGTTGCACTGAGGAAAGGTCTGATTAAAATTCAGAGAAGAAATATATTCTAA